The following is a genomic window from Maniola hyperantus chromosome 15, iAphHyp1.2, whole genome shotgun sequence.
ACCATCGAGGCAGTTAAGGCGACCGTTTGCTTCATTGCGAATCTAatgatttatattaaaaaatactaaaaaaaccgTGCAGACTGTGCTATAGAAAAAACCGTGCGAATTTAAACATGCTGGGAAATCAGAGTGCAGAAaaatttgacaaataaaaatgttttaaacgATTTTTCCAACGTGGTACTGCCGCAACAGGTGAAATTGTAAACGACAGAAGACCTGATTTCCTCCCTGCCGATGACACGGGTAAAGTCCGACTGGCTTATGATGGTTGGACTTGTGGCCTGGTGAATCCAGACATGTCTTATCGAAGCCGACATTTCGAATCTGCACAGGTAATAATTTTGAAGGACACGTTACACGTATAGCACAGTTAGAAAGCACTCTGAACTTGAAAATTCTCTTACACTGAAGAACATTTTTCCACCAAGTAATGGATCTACTTTTATGTCTCTACTGgattgtaattaattattttattgtaattaagtGCATACGTATATTAGACACTATAACACaaagttaatatttaaataaacaaaatttattcatttaaaggatatcaattatttcttttcattttctttaaatGAGGGATTAAGAtcaaagatataaaaaaaattctaacaGAGCATGAATTCAATGATcgatgtaaataattattacaataattatattatgaaaatgaGTCATACGAACCTCGCCATGAGCGACGGACTCTCCTGGGATAAACAACTCTGggtaaatgttttttaaataccaCTCAAACGATTTGCATTCAAGTTTCTCTCTCAACGATCTGCGACTACTTATGTCACCATAGTCACCTTTGTCGTTACCAacgcgttgataataatatttggcATAATCATCCAACCAAACCTTAAAAGAAGAAAGCGAAGAGTTTCATTGATGTATTTTCTTAcatgatttttaataattataaaatagtgtGACGGAAACATTATCATAAATTATCATATTCAATATAATGTTTTGTTCAGATCATTAATTACCTCAGCCAATCTAACAGAATTCTTCTTGAGAACGTTCACACCAGTCCGCCATTTGTAAGGGGATCTCTTCCTAAATATGTGACCGACATGTGAACACGGTACGATTTCCAAAGTTCCTCCACACATCCAAGTTTTGAATGAAAGTTCCAAATTCTCTCCGCCCCAAATATCAAAGCCGTTGTCGTAAGTTCCCAGTCGTTCGAAGAATTCCTTGTCAATTGCAAATAAACCACCAGCCATAGTTGGCGACCAAACTGGTTCCGCTGTATGTTTGTGTCGAGCCCTTTCGTTAGCTGGTACGGGATGCCAATTGAACTGTAGATTCCAATCAAAACCGCCGACGTTGACTGACGAAGAGTCCCTGTAGTGGTACTCGAGGGTATTGTCGTCGATAACGTCAATTACTGGACACACCACTGTCGTTTTGTTACGAGCAATTCTATCTAACAAGGGCTCCAGCCAACCTGAAAATAGTTTAAGATAAAATTCTCTTATTCGTTAGCGTAAAGTCATTATTAATTCTTTTGAGAGTACCACATCActgtccatttatttatttatttttatttttcatgtaccaaaattgtagttacaaagtaataataaattaagttacattggaaatgcttatctctaaacagagatttcttccagcttcccatgcAAATAATAAGGAACTTTATAAGGCGTGTTCCTTACGAGCCTCAAAAATGGCGCTGTTTATACTCTTccaagggtgaaggaaaacgatgcttacttttatcccgaaaaattaaaaagtccgacgggatttttcaaaGCTTCACAATTGCTTGGATTTATGATCCAAGAGAATGAATTCGTGATCATCTGGTATACgtagtaataaaaaatctaGTATCAAAACCAGGTGAGGTAATATCAATACCAAGTGACATTTTCCGCAGTGTTTCGAATTTCTAAAACTCTATCTCTTTCGATAAACTTTAGCGCAAAAGTCCGATTTAAGacaaaaaaaacagattttcaaTGGAATGGCATGGATGGTGCCATGTAATTACACTTCGTCGCTTCATTCTTCAGATATAATAAATTTCACCAAGTATATGAGTTTAGTTCGCAacagatagcaatcggggtggggagtTGGGGTGCCGCGCATATCCGTACAGTCCCCGCGCTAtcccgatgcgggatagcgcgggtgacgagcgggtgtgcggggcctcataccccgattgtcatgtcgacctgtcgcatactatagtccCTTTAAtctatcttatttttttttaggaaaGTTATAAAGTTCCTCATTGCATTAAAATCTTCaatcattaaaatttaatataattaaattcaCACTCACCCTCCGTGCATTCGCAATGGCTGTCAAGGTAGGTGAGCACAGGAGCGGTGACATATCGGGCCCCGAGCAGCCTTGCTCTAATGAGGCCCTCTCTCCGAGTGGCGCGTACTATCCTGACTTTAGGTAGAGACGACATGTAATCGTCTAGCTGTTGCATCAGGTGTGCTGGAAACAAGATTTAACCATAAATAACaaacagtaggtacaattttttacccaaaagtgaaaaaaaaacattttcctAATAATAAAGCTTTCTTTAAATCGTAGTGTTTAGCTGAATAACAACAAATGCCttgaaaataagtaaattaaaactaaatatagTGTATAAGTCCGGACTTATATTTGAAAGATATATTTCTTAAGTTACTGTTAAGTAACACAAAGAGGTTAGAGCCTCCTTTTAGGAGTAGGGGGTAgtagtgtatgtgtgtgtgtatgtgtgcacgtgtgtaaaatatgttaaaagctttttttattttataatccatactaatattataaatgcgaaagtgtgtgtgtctgtctgtctgtctgctagcttttcacggcccatccgttcaaccgattttgatgaaatttggtatagagatagaaaatcaaagagttcccacgggatttttaaaaacctaaatccacgcggacgaagtcgcgggcatcatctagtgtaccTATAAGACCGATCACGCACTGTTCCATAACAAAATCAGTTAAAACTTACGCATATCCGAAAAGTCATCGACAAGGATGATTTCTTTAATCAAGTGTGGCGGTGATCTGTCTATGACCGAGTGCACGGTCCTGAGCAGTACCGACCACGCCTCATTGTGGAAGCAGATCACGACGGATGTTTGTGGGAGATCTTCTAAATAACGGCCCGGTTGTTTACACCTGCCAAAATATTCATCACGaatgaactttacttgtggttacgtcgtttacacggGCAtcgcgtaagtgtgcgtgcatgtctgACCAATcggtcgcgagcaagcgctcgcaaacgcacacatttactttaccttacttataccgatacgacttaaacacaagcgtTCGTGAAATACAAAAACTATACCTAAGTGTAAACGAGAAATATTCCCCAATTTTGTTTGGGTTCCCCCAGTTTCTAGACTAAATACGAATTATAGAATTTATCTCTTAGTCAACTTTTTGGaacgtatagttcgcgacagaacgaaatagcaatcagggtatgaggtgagTCGTGGGGGGgggattgccatgtcgacctgtcacgAACTATAGCTTAGGTGAGATGATCCCGATCTgttcatccatatccatacaaatattataaatgcaaaagtgtgtctgtctgtctgctagcctttcacggcctaaccgttcaatcgattttgacaaaatttggtacagagatagattgcgtcccggggaaggacataggctactttttatcccggaaaatcaaagagttctcacgggatttttaaaacataaatccacgcgggcatcagctagttattcataaaCGACATTGATGATTGAGAAACATTCAAATTTATCGTATACCATTTACaccgaacattatggagaacttgcaGTCATTCAGATTTCTCGACCTCCGGAATAGGAGGTGgatgtcttaactactaggttATCACGGGTCAAGTACACCAAAATGATTAACAATTATTTTACCATTCGTCCCTTGGGTCGGGTAGTTTCCTCTTAATCGATATCAAGTCGCTTGCATACTGGTTGAAAGCGTTCTTCTTCCACCCCTCCGACACCGCAAGCTTCGCATCCTCGCTCATGTTCGCCGGTAACACGACTGGCTTGCCGAGTTCTCCCGGTGCGTTGTCTGATCCAGGGGCAGCGATTACTCCGAGGCCTGTGGGAAATAGTTTCATTcatatcaaaatcaaaatttatttattcgatGTATATGTATATGATGTAGGACAACTGCTAGTGTCTCTTATGCTGGCCTACGTCTGTGACTTTACCACCGGCTTAGAAtgaagattctactgagaaaagcCAACAAAAAGCCTCAGCGGTGCTTTTTTCAAATATGTCCAGCGGTCGAAAATCGGTTGATAATGTTGATGATGAAGATAATGATgattgtttaaaaaatctatgtaGTCTTTACAGTTAGGTTTTATACAATCCAACTTTAGGTACCACATAAACATTTAAATCTCAATGTAACTTTTCAACTAAGTAGATCTTTCCATTTCAAGTTAAACTTATCGACGGTTTTGAAATCTAAGCACCTGGCCTGGCCCATATCTCAATCGGAAATCCGTCAACATGTCACGTCCGATACGTGTGAAATAGGTCTAATACTAGCGATTAATAATATCCCTTCGCCTCGTGGGAATACCGCAATATTAATTGAAGTTTCACTCTAAATTACGGATAGCACTTACATTGATGTTACCCTGAAAGACATTAATCGATAAAGTACCGATGAGTTAATTGAATTCGCTTCAATCTTTGTAGATCGTTTAACACAATAAACTTCGTTTTGTCCTCATTTTAGTcgcttatttttattacaagaaTAGTAAACttaacaatggtactgattctaatggcaactaaattttagagtattcgcaactttttcttaccaatggaATTAAGA
Proteins encoded in this region:
- the Pgant9 gene encoding putative polypeptide N-acetylgalactosaminyltransferase 9 isoform X4, yielding MKYYSMFFLRRRTLILKAVLILTALWFMVALLTTSGGARNAIGAPPIEYEDPEAKPLKMAKPTSTKKKSESYGNNLSDAPTRVDWMGRIMGREGLGVIAAPGSDNAPGELGKPVVLPANMSEDAKLAVSEGWKKNAFNQYASDLISIKRKLPDPRDEWCKQPGRYLEDLPQTSVVICFHNEAWSVLLRTVHSVIDRSPPHLIKEIILVDDFSDMPHLMQQLDDYMSSLPKVRIVRATRREGLIRARLLGARYVTAPVLTYLDSHCECTEGWLEPLLDRIARNKTTVVCPVIDVIDDNTLEYHYRDSSSVNVGGFDWNLQFNWHPVPANERARHKHTAEPVWSPTMAGGLFAIDKEFFERLGTYDNGFDIWGGENLELSFKTWMCGGTLEIVPCSHVGHIFRKRSPYKWRTGVNVLKKNSVRLAEVWLDDYAKYYYQRVGNDKGDYGDISSRRSLREKLECKSFEWYLKNIYPELFIPGESVAHGEIRNVGFDKTCLDSPGHKSNHHKPVGLYPCHRQGGNQIRNEANGRLNCLDGVSLEESTEAAEPIMLHSCHGEGGNQIANPSSDMCVDSAAGPEDMKKPVNVWPCHGEYGNQYWMYSKNGEIRRDETCLDYSGHDVVLYPCHGAKGNQLWIYDHNTKLIKHGSSEKCMAISRNKDKIVMETCNESENRQMWNMENFNADRLSPELTAE
- the Pgant9 gene encoding putative polypeptide N-acetylgalactosaminyltransferase 9 isoform X1; protein product: MKYYSMFFLRRRTLILKAVLILTALWFMVALLTTSGGARNAIGAPPIEYEDPEAKPLKMAKPTSTKKKSESYGNNLSDAPTRVDWMGRIMGREGLGVIAAPGSDNAPGELGKPVVLPANMSEDAKLAVSEGWKKNAFNQYASDLISIKRKLPDPRDEWCKQPGRYLEDLPQTSVVICFHNEAWSVLLRTVHSVIDRSPPHLIKEIILVDDFSDMPHLMQQLDDYMSSLPKVRIVRATRREGLIRARLLGARYVTAPVLTYLDSHCECTEGWLEPLLDRIARNKTTVVCPVIDVIDDNTLEYHYRDSSSVNVGGFDWNLQFNWHPVPANERARHKHTAEPVWSPTMAGGLFAIDKEFFERLGTYDNGFDIWGGENLELSFKTWMCGGTLEIVPCSHVGHIFRKRSPYKWRTGVNVLKKNSVRLAEVWLDDYAKYYYQRVGNDKGDYGDISSRRSLREKLECKSFEWYLKNIYPELFIPGESVAHGEIRNVGFDKTCLDSPGHKSNHHKPVGLYPCHRQGGNQYWMYSKNGEIRRDETCLDYSGHDVVLYPCHGAKGNQLWIYDHNTKLIKHGSSEKCMAISRNKDKIVMETCNESENRQMWNMENFNADRLSPELTAE
- the Pgant9 gene encoding putative polypeptide N-acetylgalactosaminyltransferase 9 isoform X3; translated protein: MKYYSMFFLRRRTLILKAVLILTALWFMVALLTTSGGARNAIGAPPIEYEDPEAKPLKMAKPTSTKKKSESYGNNLSDGLGVIAAPGSDNAPGELGKPVVLPANMSEDAKLAVSEGWKKNAFNQYASDLISIKRKLPDPRDEWCKQPGRYLEDLPQTSVVICFHNEAWSVLLRTVHSVIDRSPPHLIKEIILVDDFSDMPHLMQQLDDYMSSLPKVRIVRATRREGLIRARLLGARYVTAPVLTYLDSHCECTEGWLEPLLDRIARNKTTVVCPVIDVIDDNTLEYHYRDSSSVNVGGFDWNLQFNWHPVPANERARHKHTAEPVWSPTMAGGLFAIDKEFFERLGTYDNGFDIWGGENLELSFKTWMCGGTLEIVPCSHVGHIFRKRSPYKWRTGVNVLKKNSVRLAEVWLDDYAKYYYQRVGNDKGDYGDISSRRSLREKLECKSFEWYLKNIYPELFIPGESVAHGEIRNVGFDKTCLDSPGHKSNHHKPVGLYPCHRQGGNQYWMYSKNGEIRRDETCLDYSGHDVVLYPCHGAKGNQLWIYDHNTKLIKHGSSEKCMAISRNKDKIVMETCNESENRQMWNMENFNADRLSPELTAE
- the Pgant9 gene encoding putative polypeptide N-acetylgalactosaminyltransferase 9 isoform X2 yields the protein MKYYSMFFLRRRTLILKAVLILTALWFMVALLTTSGGARNAIGAPPIEYEDPEAKPLKMAKPTSTKKKSESYGNNLSDAPTRVDWMGRIMGREGLGVIAAPGSDNAPGELGKPVVLPANMSEDAKLAVSEGWKKNAFNQYASDLISIKRKLPDPRDEWCKQPGRYLEDLPQTSVVICFHNEAWSVLLRTVHSVIDRSPPHLIKEIILVDDFSDMPHLMQQLDDYMSSLPKVRIVRATRREGLIRARLLGARYVTAPVLTYLDSHCECTEGWLEPLLDRIARNKTTVVCPVIDVIDDNTLEYHYRDSSSVNVGGFDWNLQFNWHPVPANERARHKHTAEPVWSPTMAGGLFAIDKEFFERLGTYDNGFDIWGGENLELSFKTWMCGGTLEIVPCSHVGHIFRKRSPYKWRTGVNVLKKNSVRLAEVWLDDYAKYYYQRVGNDKGDYGDISSRRSLREKLECKSFEWYLKNIYPELFIPGESVAHGEIANPSSDMCVDSAAGPEDMKKPVNVWPCHGEYGNQYWMYSKNGEIRRDETCLDYSGHDVVLYPCHGAKGNQLWIYDHNTKLIKHGSSEKCMAISRNKDKIVMETCNESENRQMWNMENFNADRLSPELTAE